The following coding sequences are from one Onychomys torridus chromosome 16, mOncTor1.1, whole genome shotgun sequence window:
- the Galr3 gene encoding galanin receptor type 3 isoform X1 — protein sequence MFSSSSHRKMADIQNISLDSPGSIGAVAVPVVFALIFLLGMVGNGLVLAVLLQPGPSAWQEPGSTTDLFILNLAVADLCFILCCVPFQAAIYTLDAWLFGAFVCKAVHLLIYLTMYASSFTLAAVSVDRYLAVRHPLRSRALRTPRNARAAVGLVWLLAALFSAPYLSYYGTVRYGALELCVPAWEDARRRALDVATFAAGYLLPVAVVSLAYGRTLRFLWAAVGPAGAAAAEARRRATGRAGRAMLAVAALYALCWGPHHALILCFWYGRFAFSPATYACRLASHCLAYANSCLNPLVYSLASRHFRARFRRLWPCGRRRHRPHRAHRALRRVRPASSGPAGYPGDARPRGWSMEPREDAPRGGETGLALTARGPQ from the exons CTGTTGGGCATGGTGGGCAACGGGCTGGTGTTGGCCGTGCTGCTGCAGCCTGGCCCAAGCGCCTGGCAGGAGCCGGGCAGTACCACAGATCTTTTCATCCTCAACCTGGCGGTGGCCGACCTCTGCTTCATCCTCTGCTGCGTGCCCTTCCAGGCGGCCATCTACACGCTGGATGCCTGGCTCTTCGGGGCTTTTGTGTGCAAGGCCGTGCACCTGCTCATCTACCTCACCATGTACGCCAGCAGCTTCACTCTGGCCGCCGTCTCCGTGGACAG GTACCTGGCGGTGCGGCACCCGCTGCGCTCGCGGGCCCTGCGCACCCCGCGCAACGCGCGCGCCGCCGTGGGGCTGGTGTGGCTGCTGGCGGCGCTCTTCTCGGCGCCCTATCTCAGCTACTACGGCACGGTGCGCTACGGCGCGCTCGAGCTCTGCGTGCCCGCCTGGGAGGACGCGCGGCGGCGCGCGCTCGACGTGGCCACCTTCGCCGCGGGCTACCTGCTGCCCGTGGCCGTGGTGAGCCTGGCCTACGGGCGCACGCTGCGCTTCCTGTGGGCCGCCGTGGGTCCCGCGGGCGCGGCGGCGGCCGAGGCGCGCCGACGGGCCACGGGCCGCGCGGGGCGCGCCATGCTGGCGGTGGCGGCGCTCTACGCGCTCTGCTGGGGCCCGCACCACGCGCTCATCCTCTGCTTCTGGTACGGCCGCTTCGCCTTCAGCCCGGCCACCTACGCCTGCCGCCTGGCCTCGCACTGCCTCGCCTACGCCAACTCCTGCCTCAACCCGCTGGTCTACTCGCTCGCCTCGCGCCACTTCCGCGCGCGCTTCCGCCGCCTGTGGCCCTGCGGCCGCCGGCGCCACCGCCCCCACCGCGCCCATCGCGCCCTCCGTCGTGTCCGGCCAGCGTCTTCGGGTCCCGCGGGTTATCCCGGCGACGCCAGGCCTCGCGGTTGGAGTATGGAACCCAGAGAGGATGCCCCGCGCGGTGGAGAGACGGGACTAGCCCTGACCGCCCGGGGACCGCAATAA
- the Galr3 gene encoding galanin receptor type 3 isoform X2 translates to MADIQNISLDSPGSIGAVAVPVVFALIFLLGMVGNGLVLAVLLQPGPSAWQEPGSTTDLFILNLAVADLCFILCCVPFQAAIYTLDAWLFGAFVCKAVHLLIYLTMYASSFTLAAVSVDRYLAVRHPLRSRALRTPRNARAAVGLVWLLAALFSAPYLSYYGTVRYGALELCVPAWEDARRRALDVATFAAGYLLPVAVVSLAYGRTLRFLWAAVGPAGAAAAEARRRATGRAGRAMLAVAALYALCWGPHHALILCFWYGRFAFSPATYACRLASHCLAYANSCLNPLVYSLASRHFRARFRRLWPCGRRRHRPHRAHRALRRVRPASSGPAGYPGDARPRGWSMEPREDAPRGGETGLALTARGPQ, encoded by the exons CTGTTGGGCATGGTGGGCAACGGGCTGGTGTTGGCCGTGCTGCTGCAGCCTGGCCCAAGCGCCTGGCAGGAGCCGGGCAGTACCACAGATCTTTTCATCCTCAACCTGGCGGTGGCCGACCTCTGCTTCATCCTCTGCTGCGTGCCCTTCCAGGCGGCCATCTACACGCTGGATGCCTGGCTCTTCGGGGCTTTTGTGTGCAAGGCCGTGCACCTGCTCATCTACCTCACCATGTACGCCAGCAGCTTCACTCTGGCCGCCGTCTCCGTGGACAG GTACCTGGCGGTGCGGCACCCGCTGCGCTCGCGGGCCCTGCGCACCCCGCGCAACGCGCGCGCCGCCGTGGGGCTGGTGTGGCTGCTGGCGGCGCTCTTCTCGGCGCCCTATCTCAGCTACTACGGCACGGTGCGCTACGGCGCGCTCGAGCTCTGCGTGCCCGCCTGGGAGGACGCGCGGCGGCGCGCGCTCGACGTGGCCACCTTCGCCGCGGGCTACCTGCTGCCCGTGGCCGTGGTGAGCCTGGCCTACGGGCGCACGCTGCGCTTCCTGTGGGCCGCCGTGGGTCCCGCGGGCGCGGCGGCGGCCGAGGCGCGCCGACGGGCCACGGGCCGCGCGGGGCGCGCCATGCTGGCGGTGGCGGCGCTCTACGCGCTCTGCTGGGGCCCGCACCACGCGCTCATCCTCTGCTTCTGGTACGGCCGCTTCGCCTTCAGCCCGGCCACCTACGCCTGCCGCCTGGCCTCGCACTGCCTCGCCTACGCCAACTCCTGCCTCAACCCGCTGGTCTACTCGCTCGCCTCGCGCCACTTCCGCGCGCGCTTCCGCCGCCTGTGGCCCTGCGGCCGCCGGCGCCACCGCCCCCACCGCGCCCATCGCGCCCTCCGTCGTGTCCGGCCAGCGTCTTCGGGTCCCGCGGGTTATCCCGGCGACGCCAGGCCTCGCGGTTGGAGTATGGAACCCAGAGAGGATGCCCCGCGCGGTGGAGAGACGGGACTAGCCCTGACCGCCCGGGGACCGCAATAA